In Thermosynechococcus sichuanensis E542, a single genomic region encodes these proteins:
- a CDS encoding cation:proton antiporter subunit C has protein sequence MIFLEASVFVTILVGFLATIVKKNLLMKIVTMDVMSTGVVALFVVIATHSGLVTPIARGGAFDVAYADPVPQAVILTAIVIGLSIQTLMLVAAMKLARDNPTLETPEIDQKYL, from the coding sequence ATGATTTTCTTGGAAGCCAGTGTTTTTGTCACTATCCTTGTTGGTTTTTTAGCCACGATTGTCAAAAAAAATCTGCTGATGAAGATTGTGACAATGGATGTCATGAGTACTGGGGTGGTGGCTTTGTTTGTGGTGATTGCCACCCACAGTGGTCTGGTCACGCCTATTGCCCGTGGGGGTGCCTTTGATGTTGCCTACGCCGACCCGGTGCCCCAAGCCGTGATTTTAACTGCGATCGTGATTGGCCTTTCGATTCAAACGCTGATGCTGGTGGCGGCAATGAAGCTAGCGCGGGATAACCCAACTTTAGAAACACCAGAAATTGATCAAAAGTATCTGTAG
- a CDS encoding cation:proton antiporter, which produces MTELAIAWILLPFVAGLTLYLLPPLARGLTLAIAVVSLCAGLGITINQVNTAFVLLDSFGISLSIDPLSGYFIVTNALVILAALFHTWQAGYKAFFYVLLCLLHGCANTVFISADFLSLYVNIEVLGIVVFLLIAYPRSDRPLWIGLRYLMVSNVAMLFYLMGVALVYQASHTFAFSALRQAPPEAVALILMALLAKGAIFISGLWLPQTNVVAAPVVAALLAGIVENAGVFSLARVSLLYSDIADIVGLFALASIFFGPLFALVADDVRRLLSFSTLGQLGWVIIAPPAAGLYALMHGLAKASLFLSVGELRHYRLSELRQEGLPRPVAIALTIAGYGIVGVPFLAGFPAKALTLSYLDPWQQGLLYGAGFLTATIYSKFLFLPRYPSKTLMPVGYSAATMVLLGGLVLANAGYMEAYSSGMSVLRAVLPPLVGCGLVALGVSRWESAWRGAWERLEHLLGVMLLLLLGLVGLAL; this is translated from the coding sequence ATGACGGAGCTGGCGATCGCTTGGATTTTGTTGCCTTTTGTGGCAGGTTTAACGCTTTACTTATTGCCCCCCTTGGCGCGGGGTCTGACGCTGGCGATCGCCGTTGTTTCCCTCTGTGCCGGCTTAGGCATCACCATCAACCAAGTCAACACTGCGTTTGTTCTTCTCGATAGCTTTGGCATTTCCCTGAGCATTGACCCCCTCAGCGGCTACTTTATTGTCACCAATGCCCTTGTGATTTTAGCGGCGCTGTTCCATACGTGGCAGGCAGGTTACAAGGCGTTCTTTTATGTTTTGCTGTGTCTGCTCCACGGTTGTGCCAATACCGTCTTTATTTCAGCGGATTTCCTCAGTCTCTACGTCAACATTGAGGTGCTGGGGATTGTTGTTTTTCTTCTCATTGCCTACCCTCGGAGCGATCGCCCCCTTTGGATTGGGCTGCGCTATCTCATGGTCAGCAATGTGGCCATGCTGTTTTATCTCATGGGAGTGGCCTTGGTTTATCAGGCAAGTCATACGTTCGCTTTTAGTGCTTTGAGGCAAGCGCCGCCGGAGGCAGTCGCCCTGATCCTGATGGCATTGTTAGCCAAGGGCGCCATTTTCATTAGTGGGCTTTGGTTGCCCCAAACTAACGTCGTTGCTGCTCCTGTAGTTGCTGCTCTCCTAGCCGGCATTGTCGAAAATGCTGGGGTGTTTAGCCTTGCTCGCGTCAGTCTGCTCTATAGCGACATTGCGGATATTGTGGGGTTGTTTGCCCTCGCCTCGATCTTTTTTGGCCCACTATTTGCCTTAGTGGCCGATGATGTGCGACGGCTGCTCAGTTTTAGCACCCTTGGCCAACTGGGATGGGTGATTATTGCTCCCCCGGCGGCGGGTTTGTATGCCCTCATGCACGGCTTAGCCAAGGCCAGTCTTTTTTTGAGTGTGGGGGAACTGCGCCACTATCGTCTGAGTGAATTGCGCCAAGAGGGTCTGCCGCGCCCAGTGGCGATCGCCCTGACGATTGCTGGTTATGGCATTGTCGGTGTGCCCTTCCTTGCCGGATTCCCCGCTAAGGCCTTGACCCTGAGTTACCTTGACCCGTGGCAGCAGGGACTCCTCTATGGTGCTGGCTTTTTGACCGCCACAATTTACAGCAAATTCCTCTTTTTGCCCCGCTATCCTAGCAAGACCCTCATGCCCGTGGGCTACAGTGCCGCCACTATGGTGCTCTTGGGTGGGCTAGTGCTGGCCAATGCGGGCTACATGGAAGCCTACAGTAGTGGCATGAGTGTGTTACGCGCCGTTTTGCCCCCCTTGGTGGGCTGTGGCTTAGTGGCCTTGGGAGTCTCCCGCTGGGAGTCTGCTTGGCGAGGGGCTTGGGAACGCCTAGAGCATCTTCTAGGGGTGATGCTGTTACTCTTACTTGGCTTGGTGGGGTTAGCCCTATGA
- a CDS encoding Na+/H+ antiporter subunit E gives MNYLNFALRLTIWLLLTADFGLVNLAIGILVSLLLPQGQGGVATLRQWLSTLRKVAMAVPRAYIEAIEMMVRPHRHEAIVREPVDPTRAPGLIFLDIFTITFTPKTIVLHYDEEGWFEVHQLVERRPEK, from the coding sequence ATGAATTACTTGAACTTTGCCCTGCGCCTAACAATTTGGCTGCTGCTGACGGCGGACTTTGGTTTGGTCAATCTGGCGATTGGAATTCTGGTTTCGCTCCTGCTGCCCCAGGGGCAGGGGGGGGTAGCAACACTGCGGCAGTGGCTGAGTACCCTAAGGAAAGTGGCGATGGCTGTTCCCCGAGCCTATATTGAAGCTATTGAAATGATGGTGCGTCCCCATCGTCATGAAGCGATCGTCCGTGAACCCGTTGATCCTACTCGTGCCCCCGGTCTGATTTTTCTGGACATTTTTACGATTACCTTCACCCCCAAGACGATCGTGCTGCACTACGACGAGGAGGGCTGGTTTGAAGTGCACCAACTAGTGGAGCGCAGACCCGAAAAATGA
- a CDS encoding monovalent cation/H(+) antiporter subunit G → MLQWISYACISFGLFLWLWGTWPLVGRRSPLYKLHFLSVSDTLGSMAIMIGVLLRIPREWPLLVLALISLALWNTILGYVLAYCSQGEDTDG, encoded by the coding sequence ATTTTACAGTGGATCAGTTATGCCTGTATTAGTTTTGGTCTCTTTCTTTGGCTGTGGGGAACATGGCCGCTGGTGGGTCGGCGATCGCCCCTCTATAAACTGCATTTTTTGTCAGTCTCCGATACCTTAGGTTCGATGGCGATCATGATCGGGGTATTACTCCGCATTCCCCGCGAATGGCCGCTCTTGGTCTTGGCATTGATCTCACTCGCCCTCTGGAACACCATTCTAGGCTACGTTTTGGCCTACTGCTCCCAAGGGGAGGACACCGATGGATAG
- a CDS encoding DUF4040 domain-containing protein, giving the protein MDSWLIAVTALLPLTALMLVFQENPYHALVIRGIIGAVAALLYAILGAADVALTEALVGTMLSIMLYAVAVRSSLVLRLGILASALSTDSLDHLLAAIREAVAPYHLRVELIIYPTFEQLKIALRDREIHALCAEETTQLLTMTRVARLYTILKPHLTSLTELVYYPLPSEEESAA; this is encoded by the coding sequence ATGGATAGCTGGCTTATCGCTGTCACTGCACTCTTGCCCCTAACGGCTCTCATGCTGGTGTTTCAGGAGAATCCCTACCACGCCCTTGTAATTCGCGGCATTATTGGTGCTGTGGCGGCCCTTCTCTATGCCATTCTCGGTGCTGCCGATGTGGCATTGACCGAAGCCCTTGTGGGAACGATGCTCTCAATTATGCTCTACGCCGTTGCAGTACGCTCTTCCTTGGTGCTGCGATTGGGCATCTTAGCTTCGGCACTCTCCACCGATAGCTTGGATCACTTGCTGGCAGCCATTCGTGAAGCCGTTGCCCCCTATCATTTGCGCGTTGAATTAATCATCTATCCCACGTTTGAGCAACTCAAAATAGCGCTCCGCGATCGCGAGATCCACGCCCTATGCGCTGAAGAAACCACTCAATTATTAACAATGACCCGTGTGGCACGCCTCTACACCATCCTCAAGCCCCACCTCACCAGTCTCACAGAACTCGTTTATTACCCCTTGCCCAGTGAAGAGGAGTCAGCGGCATGA
- a CDS encoding Na(+)/H(+) antiporter subunit B, whose product MIWLYGIAAVLLLVKMLMIPTLPAVPTIPIVETLVNQSAIPNAVTAVILRNRLYDTIFEVVVFTLAIMGAQYLLSNEKPLGHVSRFNDQPSIVLARFGATICSLVCIELALRGHLSPGGGFAAGVAGGTAIGLVAITSAPEWLESIYRRFHAATWEKISVIVFILCGASLLMGAALPAGRFGTLLSGGWIPWLNILIALKVALGSWAAVLTFIRYRGLL is encoded by the coding sequence ATGATTTGGCTCTATGGCATTGCGGCAGTGCTACTGCTGGTGAAAATGCTGATGATCCCCACCCTACCTGCGGTACCAACGATTCCCATTGTCGAAACCCTTGTTAACCAAAGTGCGATTCCCAATGCCGTGACCGCCGTGATTTTGCGCAATCGCCTGTACGACACCATTTTTGAAGTGGTGGTATTCACCCTTGCCATCATGGGGGCGCAGTATCTACTCAGCAATGAAAAACCCCTTGGCCACGTTAGCCGCTTTAATGATCAGCCCTCGATTGTTTTGGCAAGATTTGGCGCCACCATTTGCTCCCTTGTGTGTATTGAGTTGGCCCTGCGGGGGCACCTGAGTCCGGGGGGCGGATTTGCGGCTGGCGTTGCTGGTGGGACGGCGATCGGTCTTGTGGCTATTACCTCAGCGCCAGAGTGGCTAGAGAGCATTTATCGTCGCTTCCATGCCGCCACATGGGAAAAAATCTCCGTGATTGTTTTTATTCTCTGCGGTGCCAGCCTGTTGATGGGAGCGGCACTGCCTGCGGGACGATTTGGTACGCTCCTCAGTGGTGGCTGGATTCCTTGGTTGAATATCCTCATTGCCCTGAAAGTGGCCTTGGGGTCGTGGGCAGCAGTGCTGACCTTTATTCGCTATCGTGGCCTGCTCTAA
- the hisH gene encoding imidazole glycerol phosphate synthase subunit HisH — protein sequence MGNLHSVSKALDVVGARPLVSDRPSEICAADAVVLPGVGAFDPAMTHLHERELVPVIQQVIQQGMPFLGICLGLQVLFECSEEGTEPGLGIFAGKVKRFQSEPGLTIPHMGWNQLTLTQPDCPLWQHLPPTPWVYFVHSYFVAPEDPALGAATVRHGQQTVTAAIAHKNVFACQFHPEKSGKIGLQLLRNFVTLVTH from the coding sequence ATGGGCAACTTACATTCCGTTAGTAAAGCCCTTGATGTGGTAGGGGCAAGACCCTTAGTCAGCGATCGCCCCAGTGAGATTTGTGCTGCTGATGCCGTGGTACTGCCCGGTGTGGGTGCCTTTGACCCAGCCATGACCCATCTCCACGAGCGGGAACTGGTGCCTGTCATTCAGCAGGTGATTCAGCAGGGGATGCCCTTTTTGGGAATTTGCCTTGGTTTGCAAGTCCTCTTTGAATGCAGCGAAGAGGGAACAGAACCCGGCCTTGGTATTTTTGCGGGCAAAGTCAAACGCTTTCAGTCTGAACCCGGCCTCACAATCCCCCACATGGGCTGGAACCAACTCACCCTAACACAACCTGACTGTCCTCTCTGGCAGCATTTACCACCAACCCCTTGGGTCTATTTTGTCCACTCCTACTTTGTTGCCCCTGAGGATCCAGCGCTAGGAGCCGCAACCGTCCGTCATGGTCAGCAAACTGTCACAGCCGCGATCGCCCACAAGAATGTCTTTGCTTGTCAATTTCACCCGGAAAAGTCGGGCAAGATCGGCCTGCAACTACTGCGCAACTTTGTCACTCTGGTCACGCATTAG
- a CDS encoding cation diffusion facilitator family transporter gives MSDCGCHIEAKNAAERKTLRIVLLVNLGMFLVELGSGILAHSTALIADSLDMLADALVYSLSLYAVGRSPKQKTRAAALSGLFQMTLAVLILGDVIRRLVAGSAPEADWMMAIAFLGLVANGYCLYRIAKHRRGEVHMRASWIFTQNDVIANVSVIIAGGLVALLQSPYPDLIVGFGIASLVFWGGIRIVRDAKQAVMNTPVE, from the coding sequence ATGTCCGATTGCGGTTGCCATATTGAAGCAAAAAATGCAGCGGAGCGCAAAACCCTGCGCATCGTACTTCTTGTGAATTTAGGGATGTTTCTAGTGGAGTTGGGTAGTGGCATTCTTGCCCATTCCACAGCGTTGATTGCTGATTCTCTGGATATGCTTGCCGATGCTCTCGTTTATAGCCTTTCCCTTTATGCCGTGGGGCGTTCTCCAAAGCAGAAAACCCGTGCGGCAGCTCTGAGTGGTCTTTTTCAGATGACCCTTGCAGTTTTAATTTTGGGGGACGTGATTCGTCGCCTTGTAGCAGGTAGTGCACCAGAGGCTGATTGGATGATGGCGATCGCTTTTCTAGGACTGGTGGCCAATGGCTACTGCCTTTACCGGATTGCTAAACATCGGCGAGGGGAAGTGCATATGCGCGCCAGTTGGATTTTTACCCAAAATGACGTGATTGCCAATGTCAGTGTGATTATTGCCGGCGGGCTGGTTGCCCTCTTGCAGTCCCCTTATCCTGACTTGATTGTGGGGTTTGGCATTGCTAGCCTTGTGTTCTGGGGAGGGATTCGCATTGTGCGGGATGCAAAGCAAGCGGTGATGAACACCCCTGTAGAATGA
- the fumC gene encoding class II fumarate hydratase gives MTTATRIEYDSLGAIEVPADCYWGAQTARSLKYFPIGGLRMPLEVIHAMARLKKAAAIANRDLGVLDADKAAWIIQAATEVMEGRWDDQFPLSIWQTGSGTQTNMNVNEVIANRAIELAGGVKGSKTPIHPNDHVNCSQSSNDTFPTAMHIATVIELQERLLPMLRRLLAVLQDKVTAFADIIKIGRTHLMDAVPLTLGQEFSGYASQIAACQTHIEYALQHLYPLAIGGTAVGTGLNAPPGFGDRVAAELAEMTGYPFCKAENSFAALAAHDPLVMLSGALKTLAAAMMKMANDIRWLASGPRCGLGELILPANEPGSSIMPGKVNPTQCEALTMVCVQVMGNDAAVGIAGSQGNFELNVFKPLIIHNVLRSIELLSDAGEAFTQFCLVGIEPNREQIQVHLERSLMLVTALNPHIGYDKAAAVAKKAYSEGKTLKEAAVELGYLTAEEFDQWVRPELMLGEKGTN, from the coding sequence ATGACCACTGCAACACGCATAGAATACGATTCCCTAGGTGCCATTGAGGTGCCAGCGGACTGCTATTGGGGTGCCCAGACAGCGCGTTCCCTCAAGTATTTTCCCATTGGTGGCCTGCGGATGCCCCTAGAGGTGATCCATGCCATGGCGCGACTAAAAAAGGCGGCAGCGATCGCCAACCGCGATTTAGGGGTTTTAGATGCCGACAAAGCGGCATGGATTATTCAAGCCGCCACTGAGGTGATGGAGGGACGCTGGGATGATCAGTTTCCCCTCTCCATCTGGCAGACGGGCAGCGGTACCCAAACCAATATGAATGTGAATGAGGTGATTGCCAACCGTGCCATTGAACTGGCGGGGGGCGTTAAGGGGAGCAAAACTCCAATCCACCCCAATGATCATGTGAACTGTAGCCAGTCCTCGAATGACACGTTTCCGACGGCGATGCATATTGCCACGGTGATTGAGCTTCAGGAGCGACTGCTGCCGATGCTGCGGCGGCTACTGGCGGTATTGCAGGACAAAGTAACGGCCTTTGCAGACATTATTAAAATCGGGCGCACCCACTTAATGGATGCGGTGCCCCTCACCCTTGGCCAAGAATTCTCGGGTTACGCCAGTCAAATCGCTGCCTGCCAAACCCATATTGAGTATGCATTACAGCATCTCTATCCCCTTGCCATTGGTGGTACGGCAGTGGGTACGGGTCTGAATGCTCCCCCCGGCTTTGGCGATCGCGTGGCAGCAGAATTGGCAGAGATGACGGGGTATCCCTTTTGCAAGGCAGAGAATTCCTTTGCCGCCTTGGCCGCCCATGATCCCTTAGTAATGCTCAGTGGTGCCCTAAAAACATTAGCCGCAGCGATGATGAAAATGGCCAATGATATTCGTTGGTTGGCCTCAGGCCCCCGCTGTGGGTTAGGGGAATTAATTTTGCCCGCTAATGAACCGGGGTCTTCGATTATGCCCGGCAAGGTGAACCCCACCCAATGTGAAGCCCTGACGATGGTGTGTGTGCAGGTGATGGGTAACGACGCAGCAGTAGGCATCGCCGGTAGTCAAGGGAATTTTGAACTGAATGTCTTTAAGCCCCTGATCATTCACAATGTGCTGCGCTCGATTGAACTTCTCAGTGATGCCGGGGAAGCCTTTACGCAGTTTTGCCTTGTGGGGATTGAACCCAATCGGGAGCAAATTCAGGTTCACTTGGAGCGATCGCTGATGTTGGTGACGGCCTTGAACCCCCACATTGGCTACGACAAGGCGGCAGCCGTCGCGAAAAAGGCCTATAGCGAAGGTAAAACCCTCAAGGAAGCGGCGGTGGAATTGGGGTACCTCACGGCGGAGGAATTTGATCAGTGGGTGCGGCCAGAGTTGATGCTGGGCGAAAAGGGCACCAACTGA
- a CDS encoding dihydroorotase, giving the protein MVWRLLQQVRLLDPVNRQDQRADVLLAEDQLVAIAPVAVPADAEIIPAADWVLAPPLVDLYSHSGQPGYEARETLDSLLAAAAAGGVQHLTLLPTTEPVIDDPALWQALQRQIPPTAWSQVRVWGALTQGCKGTALTDLAKLAASGVVGFCDDRGLTHWPLVQRALTYLQPLGKPVALWPFDPALAANGVARQSGVAIRLGLVEQLVCCETIPLLAILELARTASTPIHLMRLSTARSVEILAKEKPEHVSASVSWLHLLFAVEDLANYDPNLRLDPPLGTASDRQALIAGLKTGVIEAIAIDHTPLLYEEKMVSFAEALPGAIGLELALPALWQELVVKEYLSALDLWHALSTAPARILGIEPPRLELSSRNFVLFDPTATWTVTHQSLRSRASNTPFWQQSLRGQLVPFSPSINSGRTH; this is encoded by the coding sequence ATGGTGTGGCGACTGTTGCAACAGGTGCGGCTACTGGATCCGGTCAACCGCCAAGATCAACGCGCGGATGTGCTGCTAGCAGAGGATCAACTGGTGGCGATCGCCCCAGTGGCGGTGCCCGCTGACGCGGAAATCATTCCAGCAGCCGATTGGGTTTTGGCGCCGCCCTTGGTGGATCTCTACAGCCACAGTGGTCAACCGGGCTATGAAGCGCGAGAAACCCTAGACAGCCTTTTGGCCGCTGCTGCTGCGGGAGGAGTGCAGCATTTAACCCTCTTGCCCACCACCGAACCCGTGATTGATGATCCTGCCCTTTGGCAAGCCTTACAACGGCAGATACCGCCCACCGCTTGGTCACAGGTGCGGGTTTGGGGTGCACTCACCCAAGGATGTAAGGGAACAGCGCTCACGGATTTAGCGAAACTGGCGGCCAGTGGTGTGGTCGGTTTTTGTGATGACCGGGGATTGACCCATTGGCCCTTGGTGCAGCGGGCACTCACTTATCTCCAGCCCCTCGGGAAACCCGTTGCCCTTTGGCCTTTTGATCCGGCCTTGGCGGCGAATGGGGTGGCGCGGCAAAGTGGAGTGGCAATCCGTTTAGGATTGGTGGAGCAACTGGTCTGCTGTGAAACCATTCCCCTATTGGCGATTTTGGAACTGGCACGCACCGCCTCAACGCCGATTCACCTCATGCGCCTGTCAACGGCTCGCAGTGTCGAGATTCTCGCTAAAGAGAAGCCGGAGCACGTGAGTGCCAGTGTCTCGTGGTTGCATTTGCTCTTTGCGGTTGAGGATTTAGCCAATTACGATCCGAATCTGCGCCTAGACCCTCCCCTAGGAACGGCTAGCGATCGCCAAGCGTTGATTGCAGGACTCAAAACAGGGGTCATTGAGGCGATCGCCATTGACCATACCCCTCTACTCTACGAAGAAAAAATGGTTTCCTTTGCTGAAGCCCTCCCCGGCGCCATTGGCCTTGAATTAGCCCTACCTGCCCTCTGGCAGGAACTGGTTGTCAAGGAATACTTGAGTGCTCTTGATCTGTGGCATGCCCTCAGTACAGCACCGGCGCGGATTTTGGGCATTGAGCCACCCCGCCTTGAACTGAGCAGTCGCAACTTTGTTCTTTTTGATCCGACGGCGACTTGGACAGTGACGCACCAAAGCCTGCGATCGCGCGCCAGCAATACACCCTTTTGGCAGCAATCCCTACGGGGTCAGTTGGTGCCCTTTTCGCCCAGCATCAACTCTGGCCGCACCCACTGA
- a CDS encoding histidine phosphatase family protein, with translation MARWDGQGCCLSIAKEKPLSTRVIIVRHGESTFNVQERVQGHSDASSLTERGRWMAAQVGLALRDIPIRKIYTSPLKRAKETAAGIHAQLQDPELKPPHSLDLLKEIALPAWEDLPFAEVKARFPEDYRRWQEAPETLMMTITTESGQTKEFFPLLDLYDRAGMVLEALLAAHENETIVIVGHSGMNRALICTALGLGVKGYLRLQQANGGISVLNFSNGLRQPAQLEALNLTSHLNDPFPQPRFKEQTLRIFLVRHGETDWNREGRFQGQIDVPLNENGRAQAAAVAEFLKEVPFHHALSSPLLRPKDTALAILQYHPDVALELEPALAEISHGDWEGKFEPEVEAAYPGELERWRTTPALVQMPNGENLEQVRDRVVKAWEVWLKRWKTNPPTPHNVLVVAHDATNKVLLCHIVGLGIDNFWLFKQGNGSVTVIDYPLKGGLPRLQAVNITTHLGGVLDRTAAGAL, from the coding sequence ATGGCACGGTGGGACGGCCAAGGTTGTTGTCTGTCAATCGCTAAGGAGAAACCTCTGAGTACCCGAGTCATTATTGTCCGCCACGGTGAAAGCACGTTTAATGTCCAAGAGCGAGTGCAAGGTCATAGTGATGCCTCTTCCCTGACGGAGCGCGGTCGTTGGATGGCTGCCCAAGTGGGTCTCGCTCTAAGGGACATTCCCATCCGCAAGATTTACACCAGCCCCCTGAAACGGGCAAAGGAAACCGCAGCGGGCATTCATGCCCAACTCCAAGATCCGGAACTTAAACCACCCCACTCCCTTGATTTGCTCAAAGAGATTGCCCTGCCTGCTTGGGAAGATCTGCCCTTTGCCGAAGTGAAGGCCCGATTCCCAGAGGACTATCGCCGCTGGCAGGAAGCCCCAGAAACCTTGATGATGACAATCACCACCGAAAGTGGCCAAACCAAGGAGTTTTTCCCGCTATTGGATCTCTACGATCGCGCGGGTATGGTTTTGGAAGCGCTACTAGCGGCTCACGAAAATGAAACGATTGTCATTGTTGGCCACAGCGGCATGAACCGTGCCCTCATCTGCACGGCTCTCGGCTTGGGGGTCAAGGGCTATTTGCGGCTCCAGCAGGCCAACGGCGGCATCAGTGTCTTAAATTTCAGCAACGGCTTGCGGCAACCAGCGCAACTGGAAGCTCTTAATCTCACTAGCCATCTCAATGATCCCTTTCCCCAGCCCCGCTTCAAGGAGCAAACGCTGCGCATCTTTCTGGTTCGCCACGGTGAAACGGACTGGAATCGCGAGGGACGCTTCCAAGGGCAAATTGATGTGCCCCTCAATGAAAATGGCCGTGCCCAAGCGGCGGCGGTGGCCGAGTTCCTCAAGGAGGTGCCTTTCCACCATGCCTTGAGTAGTCCCCTCCTGCGTCCCAAGGATACGGCCTTGGCGATTTTGCAGTACCACCCTGATGTAGCGCTAGAGCTAGAACCAGCCCTTGCAGAGATTAGCCACGGTGATTGGGAGGGCAAGTTTGAACCGGAGGTGGAGGCGGCCTATCCGGGGGAACTGGAACGCTGGCGGACGACCCCTGCCCTTGTGCAAATGCCCAACGGGGAAAACCTCGAACAGGTGCGCGATCGCGTAGTGAAGGCGTGGGAAGTGTGGCTAAAGCGCTGGAAAACCAATCCCCCCACCCCCCACAATGTCTTGGTCGTGGCTCACGATGCCACCAATAAGGTCTTGCTCTGCCACATTGTTGGTCTCGGCATTGACAACTTCTGGCTCTTTAAGCAGGGCAATGGCAGTGTTACGGTGATTGACTATCCCCTCAAGGGTGGTCTGCCGCGATTGCAGGCAGTGAATATCACTACCCATTTGGGGGGCGTGCTGGATCGGACAGCGGCGGGAGCCTTATAG
- a CDS encoding photosystem II reaction center protein T, translating into METITYVFIFACIIALFFFAIFFREPPRITKK; encoded by the coding sequence ATGGAAACCATCACCTACGTTTTCATCTTTGCCTGTATCATCGCGCTGTTCTTCTTTGCCATCTTCTTCCGTGAGCCTCCTCGGATCACCAAGAAGTAG